The following proteins are encoded in a genomic region of Planctomycetota bacterium:
- a CDS encoding GNAT family N-acetyltransferase, with protein sequence MDDFRLDALTPEDLDAALRLSTQAGWNQNEADWRRLLELFPNGCLAGRSGGRLIATATVASYAPGLRWIGMVLVDAAERGKGLGTRILAAALERALAEGPNAVGLDATDLGRPLYRARGFADVEPIDRWEGPLSAADSETTPEPLGAASLEDVIAFDRASCGADRGALLRRLVAEPGVAAWIVRSRSGVEGYAVLRPGRRVPHVGPVVAATPGAARALLGAAGRALAGRPAIVDAPRRPEITALLERYGMDIRRRLVRMTYPEARPLLAGPRVVAAAGFEWG encoded by the coding sequence ATGGACGACTTCCGGCTGGACGCGCTGACCCCTGAAGATCTCGACGCCGCGCTCAGGCTTTCCACGCAGGCGGGCTGGAACCAGAACGAAGCCGACTGGAGGCGCCTGCTGGAGCTTTTCCCCAACGGCTGCCTGGCGGGCCGCTCGGGAGGGCGCCTGATCGCCACCGCCACCGTGGCCTCCTACGCCCCGGGCCTCCGGTGGATCGGCATGGTCCTCGTGGACGCCGCCGAACGCGGCAAAGGCCTCGGAACGCGGATCCTCGCCGCGGCGCTCGAACGGGCCCTTGCGGAGGGACCGAACGCCGTGGGCCTGGACGCCACGGATCTCGGACGGCCGCTCTACCGGGCGCGGGGATTCGCCGACGTGGAACCCATCGACCGATGGGAAGGTCCCCTTTCGGCGGCCGATTCGGAAACGACTCCGGAACCCCTCGGGGCCGCCTCCCTCGAGGACGTCATCGCCTTCGACCGCGCGTCCTGCGGCGCCGATCGCGGCGCGCTTCTCCGGCGGCTCGTCGCGGAACCCGGCGTCGCCGCCTGGATCGTGCGGTCCCGAAGCGGGGTGGAGGGGTACGCGGTGCTCCGCCCCGGCCGGCGCGTTCCTCACGTGGGCCCGGTGGTCGCCGCGACCCCCGGCGCGGCCCGTGCCCTTCTGGGCGCCGCCGGCCGCGCCCTGGCGGGACGGCCGGCGATCGTGGATGCGCCGCGGCGCCCGGAGATCACCGCGCTGCTGGAACGTTACGGGATGGACATCCGCCGGCGGCTCGTGCGCATGACCTATCCCGAAGCCCGTCCGCTCCTGGCGGGCCCGCGCGTCGTCGCGGCCGCGGGTTTCGAGTGGGGCTAA
- a CDS encoding glucose-6-phosphate isomerase: protein MIAFTYQNVMADRVGPEHGLAPADLDRAIARTGDLCARFDEECRRGVHGFTRLPHDRTAADAVAAYAREHRGRFRAFVQIGIGGSALGAIAVHTALSHRFHNEAGRTPRFYVLDNVDPEETQALFEVIRPEETLFHVVTKSGDTTETMAGFLLALKLLRERGGPDWKRRLVVTTDPQKGFLRRFAREEGIAAFDLPEPVGGRFSVLTPVGLLPAAVLGVEPADLLEGAAAMDALCRRTDPRANPAYVFALVAHLLDTTRGKRIHVMMPYARALRDVADWFRQLWAESLGKNPQVGPTPVVALGTTDQHSQIQLYNEGPPDKYVVFLECGRFRVDPRIPAALPAEAPPAFLQGKTFGEVLTAMKRGTESALVQARRPNATLRVAEISARSVGALFYLLEAATLFAGRLYGVNPFDQPGVEAGKKTAFALLGRPGFAAPPAAAEDPRYVVS, encoded by the coding sequence ATGATCGCCTTCACCTATCAGAACGTCATGGCCGACCGCGTGGGCCCGGAGCACGGGCTTGCGCCCGCGGACCTGGATCGGGCGATCGCCCGCACGGGCGACCTGTGCGCGCGGTTCGACGAGGAATGCCGCCGCGGCGTTCACGGCTTCACCCGCCTGCCCCACGACCGGACGGCCGCGGACGCCGTCGCGGCCTACGCGCGCGAGCACCGCGGGCGATTCCGCGCGTTCGTCCAGATCGGCATCGGCGGATCGGCTCTCGGGGCCATCGCGGTCCACACGGCCCTCTCCCACCGGTTCCACAACGAGGCGGGCCGGACGCCCCGCTTCTACGTCCTCGACAACGTGGACCCTGAGGAAACCCAGGCGCTCTTCGAGGTGATCCGGCCCGAGGAAACACTCTTCCACGTGGTCACGAAATCCGGGGACACGACCGAGACGATGGCGGGCTTTCTTCTGGCCCTCAAGCTCCTGCGCGAGCGGGGCGGACCGGACTGGAAGCGCCGTCTCGTCGTCACCACCGACCCTCAGAAAGGATTTCTCCGCCGCTTCGCCCGCGAGGAGGGAATCGCGGCGTTCGACCTGCCCGAGCCGGTCGGAGGACGGTTCTCGGTCCTCACCCCCGTGGGGCTTCTCCCGGCGGCCGTTCTGGGCGTCGAGCCGGCGGATCTTCTCGAAGGCGCGGCCGCGATGGACGCCCTCTGCCGCCGGACCGATCCGCGCGCCAACCCGGCGTACGTTTTCGCCCTCGTGGCGCACCTCCTGGACACGACGCGCGGCAAGCGGATCCATGTCATGATGCCCTACGCCCGCGCGCTCCGGGATGTCGCCGACTGGTTCCGCCAGCTCTGGGCCGAGAGCCTGGGAAAGAACCCCCAGGTCGGCCCCACCCCGGTCGTGGCGCTCGGAACCACGGACCAGCATTCGCAGATCCAGCTCTATAATGAAGGGCCGCCCGACAAGTACGTCGTCTTCCTCGAGTGCGGCCGGTTCCGCGTGGACCCGCGCATCCCGGCGGCGCTCCCGGCCGAGGCGCCTCCCGCGTTCCTCCAGGGAAAGACGTTCGGCGAGGTCCTCACGGCCATGAAGCGCGGAACCGAGTCCGCCCTCGTCCAGGCGAGGCGCCCGAACGCCACGCTGCGGGTGGCGGAGATTTCGGCCCGTTCGGTCGGGGCGCTCTTCTATCTCCTGGAAGCGGCGACCCTCTTCGCCGGACGGCTCTACGGCGTCAACCCCTTCGACCAGCCGGGCGTCGAGGCGGGCAAGAAAACGGCGTTCGCGCTTCTCGGACGCCCCGGGTTCGCCGCTCCGCCGGCCGCCGCCGAGGATCCCCGATACGTCGTCTCCTGA